The Corynebacterium sp. SCR221107 genome includes the window CCCCTTGCCTTTAGTGGGCACCATGTTCTTGCTTCAGGCCACCGGTTCTTCTACCGCCAGGCGGCCGAGCTCAGGCTGCAGCGGCTGGAAGTTCTTCAGGCAAAAGGGCGAGGCGAACTCGAGAATGACAGAGACTCACGCAGCCACCAATGCTCAAGCATTATCTGCATCTGATGCACTCTGAGGCAATGGAATCGATGATCTGCGCGATGACGTGTTCAGTGGTGCCAAACGTGGTAAATCCAGCTGAGCTCACGTGCCCGCCACCGCCGAGGTCGCGAGCCACATGGGAGACGTCATACTTCATCGAGCGCAGTGATACCGCCCAGTCCCCGGCCGAGTATTCCTTGAGGACAACGACGACATCCCCGTCGGAGACACCTCGAATCATATCCGCGATTCCCTCGACCGAAGACTGCGAATGCCCGCGGATGCGATCCCGCGAGGCAATGGCAAAGACCACGGAAAGCGCTCCCACCTCGACCTTGCGCAGGTCTTCGAGGACCTTTCCAATCATGACGAGGTCGGCAACGGTCCCGCCGTCGAAAAGCTCATTGCCGATGGTTCGAATGTCCAAACCATTATCGACGAGCTCTTTGGCCAGCTGATGCATGCTGGGCCTGCCCCAACGAAAACCGCCGGTGTCCGTAATCAATCCTGCATAAAGGCAGTGTGCGATGTCGCGATCCAGGGTGATGTCGAGATAACGGAACCACTCCCGCAATACCGTCGTGGTGGACTCGGCTTGCTTGTCGATGAGATTGACCCCGCCGAAACCGAGGTTGGTGGCGTGGTGATCCACCAAGATCACGCGGTTGGGATTCTCGAGGACCTCGGGTTGCAAGGATCCGGTGCGAGACGACGCCCCGCAATCGACCACCACGACAACGTCTGCTTCGGGCATGTGATCGACGACCCGGATGTCGTCCCAGCCCGGGATTGAGCTTGTCTCAGGGTCTAATGGGCGTCGTTGCCCAATCAGTCCAAACGATTGCTTGCCAAGCTGCCGAAAAGCGGCCACACATGCACACATGCTGCCAATTGCGTCAGCGTCGGGATTGACGTGGCCGATCACCGCAATCGTTTCGGCAGCCATGATCTTTTGCGTGGCTAAGGTAAATGCCTCAGGCAAAGAGAGCGGGTCAGCGGTGGCAAACAAGGCGAAAAATTCCCTCCTGCTCATTACGAGCTCACAAACGAGTACGTAGCTGGTGCTCCGGGCATTCCCCGCCAGGCAAATACACCCCTAGTCTAATCAGTTGTCACTGCAACCGTGGGGTTGTTAGTCCTCTTCAGGAGACTTCTTATAAGGATCTGCGTCACCCGCTGGCACCGCGTTTGCCTTCAACCTGGCCAATTCTTCGTCGCGGGCGCGGGCGCGCGCCAGCAGCTCCTCCATGTGTGCAGTTGCCTCAGGAACGGAGTCAAACTCGAACTTCAAGGTTGGGGTAAACCGGACCGAAAGCTGCTCGCCGACAATCTTGCGAAGCTGCCCTTTGGCGCGGTGCAGCGCCTCGGCCGCAGCCTTAACGTCTGGTTCCTGGTCGATGGTGCGGCCGCGGACCGTGTAGAAAATCGTTGCGTCATGGAGGTCGCCTGTGACCCGGGTGTCGGTGATGGTGACATATTCCAAGCGATTGTCTTTGATTTCGCGTTCGATCGCCGTGGCGACGATCGTCTGAATCCTTTTTGCCAGCCGTGCCGCGCGTGCGTGGTCAGCCATGTCGGTTCTCCTCATAGTGGATCGAAGTGAAATCGTGCATTGCCACACAAGCACATCCGCACGCGCGACATAGCGCACATGGCCATAATAATGGCGCACTGGTTGTCCCTGCAGGCACCGCCTGGATGTGGCTGGGTTTGCTGCTTCACCAGCGGTCACCGTTGCATTTTTGCTTTCCGACGACCACAGGCGTGCCTCAGCCCATGGAGACCATGGACACCGCGCCACATTCTGACGTATGCAATCTTAACCGCCCCTGCGTCTGCACGAGCAGGACTTCACCCGCTGTGATCGCACCGTCGTGTCTTATCTCTTCCCGAAGCACGAATCATCCCAACAGCGCAGCGAAAACCCTGCCTCACAAAGCGCATGAGCTTGTGCAAAAGCGGGCTCGCCCTCATCGTGAAGGCGAGCCCGCCATTGGAGGTCACACCCCATGGTGCACGGGAATGACCAGCAGTACTAGGCGCAGCAGCCGCTGCCCCTCGCGTCCAGCCAAGGGCAGCAACTAGCGACAGTACTTAGGTGCGAGGAACTTCTACCTGCTCGAAGACCTCGATGATGTCACCTACCTGAATATCCGGGTAGGACAGGACCATACCGCACTCATAACCTGCGGAGACCTCAGTGACATCGTCCTTTTCGCGACGCAGCGACTCGATGGTTGCGTTGTCGGCGATGACGTTGCCGTCGCGGATGAGGCGAATAGAGGCGTTGCGACGAACCTTGCCGGTTTCGACCATACAACCTGCAATCAGGCCGACAGCAGAAGCCTTGAAGATTGCGCGGATCTCCGCCCGACCAACCTCGCGCTCCTCGTAGATTGGCTTGAGCATGCCCTTGAGAGCCTGCTCCACCTCTTCGATGGCGCGGTAGATAACCGTGTAGTAACGGATATCTACGCCCTCGGCGTTGGCTTCCTCAGTAGCCTTGCCCTCAGCGCGCACGTTGAAGGCGATGATGACAGCGTCAGAGGCAGCAGCCAAGGAGACGTTGGTCTGGGTGACGGCACCAACACCACGGTCGATGATGTTGAGCTGAACCTCGTCGTCCACCTCGATCTTGAGCAAGGCCTCCTCGAGGGCTTCCACGGAGCCCGCGTTGTCACCCTTGAGGATGAGGTTGAGGGTCGAGGTCTCCTTGAGCACTGCATCCAGATCCTCGAGGGAGACACGCTTGCGAGACTTCGCAGCCAGCGCGTTACGCTTGCGGGCGTTGCGCTGGTTGGCGATCTGACGTGCGACACGGTCATCCTCAACCACGAGCAAGTTGTCGCCGGCTCCTGGCACGCCATTGAGACCTTGCATCTGGACAGGGCGGGACGGACCTGCTTCTTCGACGTCGTTGCCGAACTCGTCAACCATGCGACGCACGCGACCATAGGCGTCGCCAGCGACGACGGAATCACCAACACGGAGGGTACCGCGCTGGACGATAACGGTGGCAACTGGACCACGGCCACGGTCGAGGTGAGCCTCAATAGCCACACCCTGAGCAGGCATATCCGGGTTCGCGCGCAGATCCAGCGAGGCATCGGCGGTCAGCAAGACTGCCTCGAGCAACCCATCAATGTTGATGTTCTGCTTTGCGGAGATGTCCACGAACATCGTGTCGCCACCGTACTCTTCCGGCACGAGGCCGTATTCGGTCAGCTGGCCACGGATCTTCTCCGGGGAAGCCCCCGGCTTATCGATCTTGTTCACGGCAACCACGATGGGCACATCTGCGGCCTTGGCGTGATTGATAGCCTCAACGGTCTGCGGCATGACACCGTCGTCAGCAGCAACGACGAGCACGGCGATATCGGTGGACTTCGCACCACGGGCACGCATGGCGGTAAACGCCTCGTGCCCTGGGGTATCCAGGAAGGTAATTTTGCGTGGATTGCCATCGACATTCACGGTCACCTGGTAGGCGCCGATGCCCTGGGTGATGCCACCGGCCTCGTCGGAACCGACGTTGGTCTTACGGATGGTATCCAACAGTCGGGTCTTACCGTGGTCGACGTGACCCATGACGGTCACCACTGGAGGACGAACCTCGAGGTCTTCCTCGGTACCTTCGTCCTCACCGAACTGGAGGTCGAAGGACTCAAGCAGCTCGCGGTCCTCGTCTTCAGGGGAGACAACCTGAACCACATAGTTCATCTCATCGCCCAGCAGCATCAACGTCTCTTCGCTGACGGAGGCGGTAGCAGTAACCATCTCACCGAGGTTGAACAGCGCCTGCACCAGTGCTGCTGGCTCCGCACCGATCTTCTCCGCGAAGTCAGACAGTGACGCGCCGCGGGCAAGGCGCACGGTAGCGCCGCCACCGTCAGGCAGGCGAACGCCACCAATGACGTTCGGTGCCTGCATTGCCTCGTACTCGTTGCGCTTCTGCCGCTTCGACTTACGCCCCTTGCGAGGTGCGCCACCCGGACGGCCGAAAGCTCCAGCGGTGCCGCCGCGGCGACCACCGCGCCCAGCTCCGCCACCGCGGCCTCCGAAGCCACCCTGGCCCGGACCGTTTTGACCGCCCTGGCCACCCTGACCGCCGCGCCCACCACGACCGCCTGAAGCAGCGCGGGTAGGCATCTGGCCTGGGTTCGGATGCGTCGGCATCATGGCAGGCGAAGGACGACGTCCACCACCCTGACGCTCCTGACCGCCTGAGGACTGGCCCTGTGCCGGACGGGAATCACGACGCTGTTGGCCCTGACCGCCTTGGCGTTCACGGTTGCCGCCTGGGCGGGGGCCACGCTCGCCGTTGGCGTTCGGCCGATTTCTACCTGGGCGTGGGCCGCCACCTGGACGAGGAGCCGGGCGCTCTCCGCCACCGGTAGAAAATGGGTTATTTGCCACTCGAGGCGCGCGGGCACCTGGCTTCGGACCCGGACGAGCAGCGGTGGCACCTGGGCGCGCCTGCGGACGAGGCATCGCACCAGGGGTGGCTTGCGGCTTAGCTGCAGACTCAAATTTCGGCGCCGCTGGCTTCGGTGCGGCAGGCTTTGGCGCTGCCGACTTTGCCTGTGCTCCGGGGGTTGGGGCGGCCGGCTTTACTGCCGAGCCTGGGGTCGATGCTGCTGAGGTCTTAGCTGCCGGGGTTGCCGGGGATACCGGGGATGCAGCCTTCTGCGCCGGACGCGCAGGCTTAGGCGCTGCCGGCTTCGGCGTGGCAGGCTTAGAAGGTGCAGGGGCCGCGGCCTGTGCTGCGGCTGGCGCCGACTTCTTTTCGGCGGTTGCGCCGTAGTGCTCCTTCATCTTCTTGACCACCGGAGGTTCGATGGTCGAAGACGCAGTCTTGACGAACTCGCCCTGTTCTTTCAGGGTTGCGAGCAGTTCCTTGCTTGTTACACCGAGCTGCTTTGCAAGCTCATGTACACGTAGCTTTCCGGGCACTTCTCTCCTTGTGTTACGGAAGGAAGTTCTTCGATAGTGCCCGGCGTGCGGGTTCTATCGTGAGCTTCCAACCTTGTTGATCGTGACGTTCATCGCTGATGCTTCATCGTGTGCTCATCAGTGTTCGGTCTTCCTTTTACTCTCGGGTCTGTGTGGCGCGGTTCGTAACTAGGTACGCGCGCACGCGACCTGTGTCTACGTTGGTAGACACCCGCAACGCCCTCGCGAATGCGCGACGTTTTTCAGCCAGCTCCAAAGCATCGATGGTGGGAGTAATCCACGCCCCGCGCCCACCCGCACGTTTGCGGGGATCAGCCATGAGCCTGGTGGGATCCCGAGGATCCAGCACGACTCGAAGGAGCTGGGACTGGGGTTTGCGTGTCGCAGTTGCAATACAGGTACGGATTGGTTCGGAAGATGTAGGAAGGTGCTGTGCGCTCCCTTTCCCCATGGCCTCTCGATTCATCCAACTCCTTGCTGATTACTGCTACTTATATTTTCAACCACGTTCGCCCCACACGTATGAGAGCGCGTTTACAGCATTCTCATTTATCAGCGCGCACCCCTGCCTGCCTGTCAAGACAAAAGGACGCACGCTACGTCGCGGAACATGTTTTGGGCCGAAGGACAGTGTACGCCATTGCCCCCAACTGGGGCAATTATCAAATGAGTTTGACCACCTATATGTTTCGCAGGTGCTACCCAGATACAACGAAAACATAACTCATCCTCACCCAGCCCTGGAGGCGTAGTTTTCTCATTAGGACACACCCGCACCAAGGTTTTCAGGCAGTTGCCTAACCATGCCCTTTTACTACCTCATCATCGAGCACTGAGCTTGCCATCGATCCGCCGACTGTGACTTTCTTACCAAAGCAGCCCCGCGTGTTAGCTTTCCCATGTGAGCCCAGTCTCCAGGCATCACGCACCGGCGCTGTTCACAGGCCTAGGATCCTCGTCACCACGAGCAGCCCTGCAAGCAAATCCGCTCACCAGGCAAACGCCGCTAGGTCGAACCATGAATGTTGGCGTGTACCATCGCCGAGAGGTCGCACACCGTGGCGTCGGAAAGCAAAAACCCTAAGGAATGATGTCCTTAGGGTCATATGCTGCTCGGCTATGGGCCAACGGCGGTACTTCTTAGCTCGCGTCGGAACGGATATCGATCTTCCAGCCGGTCAAACGTGCGGCCAAGCGGGCATTTTGGCCTTCTTTTCCGATAGCCAGCGAGAGCTGGTAGTCCGGCACGGTCACGCGGGCAGACTGGGCTGCAAGATCGATGACTTCGACGTGAACTACCTTCGACGGCGCCAAGGAGTTGCCCACGTAGACTGCCGGATCCTCGGAATAGTCGATGATGTCAATCTTTTCGCCACCCAGCTCACGCATGATGTTGTTCACGCGCTGACCGCGCGGGCCGATGCAAGCACCCTTGGCGTTGAGCCCCTTCTTGGTGGCACGAACGGCAACCTTGGAGCGGTGCCCTGCCTCGCGTGCGATGGAGACAATCTCGACCGAACCGTCAGCGACCTCGGGGACCTCCAGCTCGAAAAGCTTGCGAACCAGCTCAGGGTGGGTACGAGACAGGTTAATTTGGAGGCTACGCGGGTTATTGCGCCCGACGCCGACGACATAAGTCTTTACGCGATCGCCGTGGGTGAGCTTTTCGCCGGGAATCTGCTCGGCGGGAAGGATCTGGCCGTCCTTGCCTTCTAGCTCGGTGCCGAGGTGAACCACGACGATTCCGCGTTCATTGGCGAATGCGTCGGCCTGCACGATGCCGGAGACCACGGTCCCCTCGTACTTAGAGTAGGCATCGTAGGCTTGCGAGGTCTCAGCCTCGCGGAGCCGCTTAAGGATGGCGTCACGAACGGCAGGTCCACCGATGCGGGAGAAATTAACTGGGGTGTCGTCGAATTCGGAGACAAGCTCACCGTCTTCATCAAACTCCGAGACGATGACGGAGGCAATTCCAGTGTCTGCATCGATATCCACGCGCGCCTTCGAGGTTGGGCTTGGCTTCGTGTCCTTGAACTCCCGGTACGCAAACAGCAGAGCGTTCGCGATGGTTTCAAGCAAGTCATCAACCTTGATCCCCGCTTGGGATTCAATGTTTTTCAGCGCCTGAATATCGATATTCACTTGTTGTCCTCTCGCCTTTCCAAGGCTTCGTCGAATGAAAGCGCGACCAATTCCATCTCGTCGGCCACGGGTTGTGCAAACTCAATTTCTACCATTGAATCCGCATGCGATGCCAACTCCAGGTCTCTTAACTGCATAACCTTGCCCACCCGCGCAATGACAATGACCCGATCTTGCGCCTCATTAAGGGCCCCGATGCGCCACAAGGATTTCTTGCCATCGTCGATGATGGTGACCAGCCGACCCCGATTGCGGGCCCAGTGGCGAGGCAGACGCAGCGGCATATCGGTACCGGGCGTTCCAACTTCAAGGGTGTATCCCGGACCGAAGTTCAACTCGCCTGCCTCCTCGAGCTTGTCAAACTGCGCAGACAGCTCGTTGGAGACCACCTCCAAAACGTCCGAGTTCACGCGCTCATCGGAGTCCAATGCGATAGCCACCAGGGACTTCTTCCCCGCGCGCGAAATCTTAATCCCCTCGAGGTCGAGGCCGTAGTGCGTGGCAACTGGGACGATCGCCTGGGCGAGTTGTTCTTCTGTTGGAAAAGCCATGCACCTGATCTTGCCACACATTCGATTCGGGACGGTCCCCAACCTTTGCGGGGACATCAGGCGTGTTGCGCGCGTGACATCACAGTCTCATCTCCAGGCACAAACCAGACACCTTCCCCTCAGAAGCGATCGAAGTCCTTTTCATCCCGCCCTGGGTGGCACCGCCACCTGCAGCCGATAACCTATTATGCTTTTCTGCGTGATCCTGCAGCGCAAGAAGAATAAACCAAACCCACCGGCCACATTTGTCACCACGCAGGCGGCGGGCAGTGCGAACAGCGGGACGTCGTTAAGCATAAGGCGCATATTTGGCATGCCTGCCCGCATGGCCGCAGTGGCTGCCGTCGCTAGTGTTACGCTGACCGGATGCAGCCTCATCCCCACCCCTAGCCCGGATCCCACGCTGCTGAGCCTCTACCAACGAGCAGCACTGGACGCAAAAGATGCTTCCGATCCGAATGTAGCCGCCCTGCGTGCAGACAACGCGGCAGCGCTAAAGTCCGAGATTGAGCGACTGTGTGGGCATTATGACGATGGGCAAGTTCCGGAAAGCTGCCAGGTCACCGAGGATCCCACCGGCGTAGATACCGCCACCCCGGCCACAACTCACATCCTCGACCAACTCGCCACCGTGCCCCAGGAATCCCTGCCTGTGGTGCTGATGGAATTCCTCCAACTCGCAGCCCAATTAGGCCCACTGCCGCCACTGCATCACGCAGACGTGAGCATCCAGACCAATACCAACGTACCCAAGTCAGTTGTCAACGCCGACGAGGAAACTCTCCTGCTGCGCACTGAGCAGGAGTTCGGCTTCACCTACGGCCTTCAGATGGCCATGGCCTACGCCGATGCCGACCTGCTGCCCTTGCTCGAGGAATCGCTCAACTCCCACTACGAGATCCTCAACAAGCTTGAAGAAACCACCGGATCGCAGTACATGGCGATCCCAGTCCTCCAACCCACCTACGACCTCAGTACCTACCCCACGGTCTCGGATGCCGCCAGCGCCCGGGAATTCTATTCCGCGCTGTTAAGCGACCTACTCAAGGGATGGATGCAGGCCGCCGCACAAGCCGGCGCCGATTCATGGCGCTACCAATCATTCATCATCGCAGGCCTGCTGACTCAGGAGGCAGTTCGCGCCGGGATCCCGGTGGATTTCAGTTTGAGCACCGAAGCCGCCGAGACATCTGGGACCTTAAACACGACGGAGCCTTCGTCCAACACTGAGGCCTCCGGAACTCCACCGCAGACCGTTTCAAGAAGCACCGGCAGCACCCCCGAGGAAAGTGCGCCGGAGACGGCCGCGAATTCCTCGGCGTCCGGCGACGTGGCGTCTGTCGATCCGGCCGCAACTGATGAATCCGGCGCAGACACAGAAGGTGCTAGCGACGCCAGCGATGTGGTTTCCCCGGAGGCAATTGCACCCGCCGCCTCCTAGTGCGCGCCGTCTCGTGCGTACCAGCAAGAGACGACGAACACGGTGCACGAGTTGAAAAGTCTCGCACTTAATGGCACCGACGGCGCCGCGCTGAGTTCTTCCACGCCAAAGGCCTAGGTAAGCAAGCTTTCTTCGTTGCTTACTTACCTAGGCCCGAGTAAGTCGTGGTGGACCCTAGAGGACCCCAAGTGGATCCTCTTAAGCCTCTTAAGCCTCAGTGCACCCTCGTCATGACTATCGGTGGTGCTCGCCTGGCTTTTAGGCGCTGAGAATCTGCTTGACTGCCTCGACAACGCCGTCGGCAGGCACCTCAAGGGTCTGCCCACCGCGCACACGGATCTCCACCTTGCCCTCCTTGAACGCGCGTCCAAGCACGACCACGATGGGCATACCGAGCAGCTCGGAATCCTTGAACTTCACGCCTGGGCTCACCTTCGGGCGGTCGTCGAAGAGTACCTCCACGCCCGCTGCGTCGAGCTCGGCGACAAGCTTGTCGCCTGCGTCAAGTGCTGCTTGGTCCTTGTTGGCCACCACCAGATGGACCTGGTACGGGGCAACCTCGAGCGGCCAATTCAGGCCCTGCTCGTCATGGCGCTGCTCGGCGAGTACGGCCATGAGGCGGGAGACACCGATGCCGTAGGAACCCATCGTTGGGATGGCGCGCTTGCCGTTTTCATCCAGGATCTGCACGTCGAAGGCGTTGGTGTACTTGCGGCCGAGCTGGAAGATGTGTCCGATCTCGATGCCGCGGGCCAAGGTGAGCACGCCCTGGCCAAGCGGTGCCGGATCGCCCTCTTTGACCTCGGCGGCCTCGATGAAGCCGTCGACCTCAAAATCGCGGCCCGCGACGAGACCGACGACGTGGCGTTGCGGGGCATCCGCGCCGGTAATCCAGGCGGTACCTTCGGCGACGCGCGGATCGGCCAGCACCTTCACACCGTTGGCGCGCAGGGCACGCGGCCCCACGTACCCCTTGACAAGGAAGGGATTCTTCTTGAAGTCTTCCTCCACCGCCAGCTCCACCTCGGCAGGCTCCAAGGAAGCCTCGAGGCGCTTCATGTCCACCTCGCGGTCGCCGGGCAGGAGAATGCCGGTGAGCTCTGCCTCCTCAGAGCCGGGCTGGGTGACCTTGACGATGAGGCACTTGAGCGTATCGGAGGCCTCAACCTCGCGGCCATCGACGGTGATGCCGGCAGAACGTGCCCAATCAACCAGCGCTTCGATGGTCTCCGAAGCCGGGGTATCGTGCTCCACAGCCTCTCGTTGGCCTTCGATCGGGCGCGGGGTGCCAGGCTGGGTTACCACGGCCTCGACGTTGGCGGCGTAGTCGCCCTCGGTAGCGCGCACGAAGGTGTCCTCGCCGTTGTCGGACACTGCCAGAAATTCCTCGGAGGCGGAGCCGCCCATTGCCCCGGAGGTTGCGGCACAAATCACGTATTCAACCCCGAGGCGATCGAAAATGCGCTGATAGGCCCCGCGGTGACGCTGATAGGACTGTGCCAATCCCTCATCGGTCATGTCGAAGGAATAGGAGTCCTTCATGACGAACTCGCGTCCGCGCAGAATGCCCGCGCGCGGGCGCTCCTCGTCGCGGTACTTCGTCTGAATCTGGTACAAGGTGACCGGGAAATCCTTGTAGGAGGAGTACATTTCCTTGACCGCGGAGGCAAACATCTCCTCATGCGTGGGGCCGAGCAGATAATCGGCGTCCTTGCGATCTTTCAACCTAAACAGCGAGTCTCCATACTCCGTCCAGCGATGGGTCTGCTCGTAGGGCTCGCGAGGAAGCAACGCCGGGAACAGCAGCTCCTGGGCGCCGATTCCGTCCATCTCCTCGCGCACGACATTTTCGATCTTGCGCAGGGTGCGCAGTCCCAGGGGCAGCCAGGTGTACACGCCGGGTGCGACTCGGCGTATGTAACCTGCTCGCACGAGCAGCTTGTGGCTGGGTACTTCTGCGTCTGCCGGATCCTCGCGCAGCGTGCGAAGAAACAGGGTTGAAAGGCGTGTAATCATGTTTGCACATGTTACCCGGTTACCCTAGAGGGATGCTTATTGTGTTGCCTCCAAGCGAGACTAAGTCTGTCGGCGGGGATTACCCGCCACTTGATTTCGACGCCCTTCGCTTCCCTTCCCTCAACCCGGCGCGCCGCGACATAGCTGAGGATCTCGTGGCCTTGCCGGTCGAGGATGCGTTGGACGTGCTTGGTATTTCGGAAAAGCTGCGCGGCGAGGCCGAAATGAACCAGGCATTGTTTTCCTCCCCCACCGATTGCGCTTTCCGACGCTACGCGGGCGTGCTCTACGATGCGCTCGACCCTTCCTCTTTGCCGAAGGAGGCCCTAGAAAAGGTGGCTATCGGTTCGGCCTTATTCGGCCTGGTCGGGGCCCTCGATGCCATTCCCCACTACCGGTTGTCCGGCGGTTCCAAGCTTCCCCGTCGCGGGGGCGGGCCGGTGCCGACGATGAAGGCCAGGTGGTCGAGTTTGATTCGCGATGAATTACGCGCCGTTGCCGAAACGGAGTTGCTGATCGACTTGCGTTCGGGAACCTATCAGCAACTCGGAAAGGCCAAGCAGGCGCTGACGGTGCGCGTGGAATCGCAGTATCCGGATGGCACGCGCAAAGTAGTAAGCCACTTCAACAAGCATTACAAGGGCTTACTTGCCCGCACCCTGCTGTTGGCGCACTCCCCAGCGCGCTCGATTGAAGATGTCGCTCAGGCAGCTACCGAGGCTGGCTTCAAGGCAGAACTTCCCACCCAGGCCGGTTCCAATGAGCTTACGGTGATTGTAAAAACCGAGGGCTAGGGACACTAGGTTCAGCCTTGGCCGCGTGCGGGTCAGCACAGTCGCCTCAGCAGCCGTGTTCACCCTGGTGCATGTCTGAAAGCTAAAGGTGCCTGGCCGTTGGCTTAAGCTTCGAGAGCCGCGACCTCGCCGATGACATACACCGCCGGTGGCGCGACTTCGTTGGCAGCCATGGTGTCGGCCAGCGTACCCAGAGTGCAACGGAAGACGCGCTGCGTTTCGGTGCTGCCTTCTTGGATGATGGCGGCGGCGGTGTCTGCGGGCTTGCCGGCGTCGATAAGCGCTTGGGCGATGAGTGGCGCGTTTTTCACGCCCATGATCACAGCCAACGTGCCACCCGTGTGGGCCAGCGCTGCGTAATCGTTGAGGCACGTGGGATGCTGCGGCGGCACGTGTCCGGAAATCACCGTGAAGCTATGGACCACGCCGCGCTGAGTGATGGGAATCCCGGCCAAGGCCGGTGCCGAGATGGCGCTGGTAACTCCGGGGACTACCTCCGTTGCGAACCCGTGCGCCGCGAGTGCTTGTAGTTCTTCAAACCCCCGGCCGAAGACATAAGGGTCACCGCCTTTCAGGCG containing:
- the cobA gene encoding uroporphyrinogen-III C-methyltransferase codes for the protein MSNSSTPLVSLVGGGPGAWDLITVRGMHRLQDAEVILADHLGPAPELDKLCDISTKEVIDVSKLPYGKQVAQEKINEMLVAYAQAGKKVVRLKGGDPYVFGRGFEELQALAAHGFATEVVPGVTSAISAPALAGIPITQRGVVHSFTVISGHVPPQHPTCLNDYAALAHTGGTLAVIMGVKNAPLIAQALIDAGKPADTAAAIIQEGSTETQRVFRCTLGTLADTMAANEVAPPAVYVIGEVAALEA